A stretch of Rubinisphaera margarita DNA encodes these proteins:
- a CDS encoding alpha/beta hydrolase: MKKSVLLAVLLACSMTSQPTIAAPPLKDITFATVNSHELKLDLYLPKDATDPPLVVFIHGGGWRNGSHKRCLTPWLTDHGFAVASISYRLTDKAVFPAQVHDCKAAVRWLREHAGEYGYNAKRIGVAGTSAGGYLAVFLGVTGGDEEFEGTVGGNLAQDSTVQAVVDYYGPTDFVLRSKNQPHKTEKPDSPVGLLLGTPASADLDLARRASPAFHVSDEAAPLLIIHGDQDKTVYLDQSQRLEEEYRTLDLDVTLEVVEGGGHGGDAHFTKAYRDKVAKFLETHLKAAK; the protein is encoded by the coding sequence ATGAAAAAGTCCGTCTTACTCGCAGTCCTTCTGGCCTGCTCCATGACTTCACAACCCACCATCGCCGCTCCGCCGCTCAAGGACATCACCTTTGCCACCGTCAACTCGCACGAGTTGAAGCTCGATCTTTATCTTCCGAAGGACGCGACGGATCCGCCGCTGGTGGTGTTTATTCATGGGGGCGGGTGGCGGAACGGGTCGCACAAGCGGTGTCTCACGCCCTGGCTGACGGATCATGGGTTCGCCGTCGCGAGTATCAGCTATCGGCTGACCGACAAGGCGGTGTTTCCGGCTCAGGTTCACGACTGCAAGGCCGCGGTGCGGTGGCTGCGGGAGCATGCCGGGGAGTATGGCTACAACGCGAAACGGATCGGCGTCGCCGGGACTTCGGCGGGGGGCTATCTTGCGGTCTTTCTCGGCGTGACCGGTGGGGACGAGGAGTTCGAGGGAACCGTCGGCGGCAATCTGGCGCAGGACTCGACGGTGCAGGCGGTGGTCGACTATTACGGCCCGACCGACTTCGTGCTTCGCTCAAAGAACCAGCCACACAAAACCGAGAAGCCCGATTCCCCGGTCGGCCTGCTGCTCGGAACGCCGGCCAGCGCGGACCTCGACCTGGCCCGCCGCGCGAGCCCGGCCTTTCATGTGTCCGACGAGGCAGCTCCGCTGCTGATCATTCATGGCGATCAGGACAAGACGGTGTACCTCGATCAGTCACAGCGGCTCGAGGAGGAATACCGGACGCTGGATCTCGACGTGACGCTCGAAGTCGTCGAAGGGGGTGGCCACGGGGGAGATGCCCATTTCACGAAAGCGTATCGGGACAAGGTCGCGAAGTTTCTGGAGACGCATCTGAAGGCGGCGAAGTAA
- a CDS encoding DegT/DnrJ/EryC1/StrS family aminotransferase, which translates to MTASRIADRLAIEGGSKHCTDPLPGWPVFDEEMIDAVTDVLRSGRVNYWTGEQGRKFEAEYAESLGMKHAIAVANGTVALELALYAIDLRPGDEVIVPSHTFVATASSVTMRGGIPIFADIDPETQNLTAGTIEPLINRNTRAIIAVHMAGRPCEMDQIMDLARRHDIKVIEDCAQAHGAKYKGVPVGKWGDISAYSFCQDKIITTGGEGGLVVTDDDFLHRVAWSFKDHGKNLQKIQHGQNNGLFRFLHDSLGTNWRMAEMQSVIGRIALERLPEWIETRRAHADRFRQRFAESNALRVAEVPEDTYHSYYKFYAHLDESQLQAGWSRDRVIQAIQAEGINCGSGSCAEIYLEEAFQTTLLAPEERLPNAKAFGDRSLMFQVHPTLTTADIDLVADAVLKVVDTACEREELNTTRRLAA; encoded by the coding sequence ATGACGGCTTCACGAATTGCTGACAGACTGGCCATCGAAGGCGGCTCGAAACACTGCACCGACCCCCTGCCCGGCTGGCCCGTGTTCGATGAAGAAATGATCGACGCCGTGACCGATGTGCTCCGCTCCGGCCGCGTGAATTACTGGACCGGCGAGCAGGGCCGGAAGTTCGAAGCCGAGTACGCTGAATCGCTCGGCATGAAGCACGCCATCGCCGTCGCCAACGGCACCGTCGCTCTCGAACTGGCTCTGTACGCCATCGATCTGCGGCCCGGCGATGAAGTCATCGTTCCTTCGCACACGTTCGTCGCCACGGCGTCGTCCGTCACCATGCGGGGCGGCATTCCGATCTTCGCCGATATCGATCCCGAAACACAGAACCTGACCGCCGGCACGATCGAGCCGCTGATCAACCGCAACACCCGCGCCATCATCGCCGTTCACATGGCTGGCCGCCCGTGCGAGATGGATCAGATTATGGATCTGGCCCGCCGGCACGACATCAAGGTCATCGAAGACTGCGCTCAGGCTCACGGCGCGAAATACAAAGGCGTCCCCGTCGGCAAGTGGGGCGACATCTCCGCCTACTCCTTCTGCCAGGATAAGATCATCACGACCGGCGGTGAAGGCGGACTCGTTGTGACCGATGACGACTTCCTGCATCGCGTCGCCTGGTCCTTCAAGGATCACGGCAAGAATCTGCAGAAGATCCAGCACGGACAGAACAACGGTCTCTTCCGCTTCCTGCACGACTCGCTCGGCACGAACTGGCGGATGGCCGAGATGCAGTCCGTCATCGGCCGCATCGCTCTGGAACGTCTCCCCGAGTGGATCGAAACCCGCCGGGCTCACGCCGATCGCTTCCGCCAGCGTTTCGCCGAATCGAATGCTCTTCGCGTCGCCGAAGTTCCGGAAGACACCTATCACAGCTACTACAAGTTCTACGCTCATCTGGACGAATCGCAGCTGCAGGCCGGCTGGAGTCGCGATCGTGTCATCCAGGCAATCCAGGCCGAAGGAATCAACTGCGGCTCCGGCAGCTGTGCCGAGATCTACCTGGAAGAAGCGTTTCAGACCACCCTGCTCGCACCGGAAGAACGCCTGCCGAACGCGAAAGCCTTCGGCGACCGCAGCCTGATGTTCCAGGTCCACCCGACACTCACCACGGCTGACATCGACCTCGTTGCCGACGCCGTGCTGAAAGTCGTCGATACCGCCTGCGAACGCGAAGAGCTCAACACCACTCGCCGCCTCGCGGCTTAA
- a CDS encoding signal peptidase II, whose amino-acid sequence MTTSATATDPQTGTSVPASTPATPQSPGVSVPVSRYYVFFAILILGTFWDLYSKEVVFRSLGYPGGTSTWMQTYLNGWVKFQLHTSFNEGALWGIGQGYTQVFAALSVAAAIGIICWLFVFRAARSLWLTVTMGLVMAGTMGNLYDRLGLHGCEVMGRELFAVRDFLAFTFGNYHYPIFNFADVFLVTGAVMLAIFSLFVDLPENKPADKATSPTR is encoded by the coding sequence ATGACAACCAGTGCGACCGCTACCGATCCCCAGACCGGGACTTCCGTTCCCGCCAGCACCCCGGCGACTCCGCAGTCGCCCGGCGTTTCCGTGCCGGTTTCGCGCTATTACGTGTTCTTCGCGATTCTGATCTTGGGCACCTTCTGGGATCTCTACAGCAAAGAAGTTGTGTTCCGTTCCCTCGGATATCCCGGCGGAACATCGACGTGGATGCAAACGTATCTCAACGGCTGGGTGAAGTTTCAGCTGCATACCAGCTTCAACGAAGGAGCCCTGTGGGGCATCGGACAGGGTTATACGCAGGTCTTTGCCGCGTTGTCGGTAGCTGCCGCGATCGGGATTATCTGCTGGCTGTTTGTGTTCCGAGCCGCCCGCAGTCTGTGGCTGACAGTCACCATGGGCCTGGTGATGGCCGGGACGATGGGCAATCTTTACGACCGGCTCGGCCTGCATGGCTGCGAAGTGATGGGCCGGGAACTGTTCGCCGTTCGTGATTTTCTCGCGTTCACGTTCGGAAACTACCACTACCCGATCTTCAATTTCGCCGACGTCTTTCTCGTGACCGGCGCCGTCATGCTGGCGATCTTTTCGCTGTTTGTCGATTTGCCGGAGAACAAACCGGCCGACAAAGCGACTTCGCCAACTCGCTAG
- a CDS encoding GNAT family N-acetyltransferase — translation MPATLSHPEQSRAPAPERIRSERPYASRIVIDDQMWAEVIENPADLQSYLQGWNELARAAVVPNVFYEPWFLRPAIEYLHSGKPLRFVFIYRKNKRISDPDILCGFFPLERTRIKLFPAESWRLMTDSYLYLSQPLLHVEYTNEAVLGFLRWARLARIPLIELSRSRAEGPYLHALTTAFRQLEITPFIYEQTTRALLVREDGPAVVSQKRGHYRRDIQRRRRRLEENGAVEVRYLNSSDDLEEWQQNFLRLERVGWKGESGTAIALHENETRMFLETTTAAMQQGHLQMLGLYFEGAPIAIKCNLCSEEGSYAWRIAFDESYARYSPGVQLELDNMECFRRTPLKWMDSCATADHPMINRLWPHRLGLQSLYVPTCGLLSDIYCSTRPLLRITKRRLKALLGRR, via the coding sequence ATGCCGGCTACCTTGTCCCATCCTGAGCAGTCCCGGGCCCCGGCTCCGGAGCGAATTCGATCTGAACGTCCGTATGCGAGCCGCATCGTCATCGACGACCAGATGTGGGCGGAAGTCATCGAGAATCCGGCGGACCTGCAGAGTTATCTTCAGGGCTGGAACGAACTGGCTCGGGCAGCCGTGGTTCCCAACGTTTTCTACGAGCCGTGGTTCCTCCGACCGGCCATCGAATATCTACATTCCGGAAAACCGCTGCGGTTTGTGTTCATCTACCGGAAGAACAAGCGAATCTCCGATCCCGATATCCTGTGCGGTTTCTTCCCGCTCGAACGGACACGAATCAAACTCTTCCCGGCCGAGAGCTGGCGGCTCATGACAGACAGTTATCTGTATCTGTCCCAGCCGCTCCTGCACGTCGAATACACGAATGAAGCGGTCCTCGGTTTTCTTCGCTGGGCGCGGCTCGCTCGCATTCCGTTGATTGAACTCTCCCGGTCTCGAGCCGAAGGTCCCTATCTGCATGCGTTGACGACTGCCTTCCGTCAGCTGGAGATCACCCCGTTCATCTACGAACAGACGACCCGTGCCCTCCTCGTCCGTGAAGACGGGCCGGCCGTCGTCTCGCAAAAGCGGGGCCACTATCGCCGCGATATCCAGCGACGTCGTCGGCGGCTGGAAGAGAATGGCGCGGTCGAAGTCCGCTATTTGAACAGCAGCGATGACCTCGAGGAGTGGCAGCAGAATTTCCTGCGACTGGAACGAGTTGGCTGGAAGGGAGAATCCGGAACGGCCATCGCTCTGCATGAGAACGAAACTCGGATGTTTCTCGAAACAACAACCGCGGCCATGCAGCAGGGACATCTGCAGATGCTGGGGCTGTACTTCGAGGGAGCCCCGATCGCGATCAAATGCAATCTCTGTTCTGAAGAAGGCAGCTACGCCTGGCGGATCGCCTTCGATGAAAGCTATGCCAGGTACTCTCCCGGGGTTCAACTCGAACTGGACAATATGGAGTGCTTTCGTCGTACTCCACTGAAGTGGATGGACTCCTGTGCGACGGCCGACCATCCCATGATCAATCGGCTCTGGCCGCATCGGCTCGGGCTGCAGTCTCTGTATGTGCCGACCTGCGGGTTGCTGTCGGACATCTACTGCAGTACGCGGCCTCTGCTTCGAATCACAAAACGCCGGCTGAAAGCCCTGCTCGGGCGAAGATAA
- a CDS encoding cupin-like domain-containing protein: protein MIDAVQSPPVAESQTGQWLGWNREEFERSFARRPFTITHHLTDHPLFQVERLLELAQQLPSDQIEYNAGKLPVSISHDETPMNGLSPAETIRRIAECESWLVMKYIERDPAYAQLLQECLEQVKPLTETIAPGMMKPHAFVFITSPRSVTPFHIDPEHNFLLQIRGDKVVRLYDGGDPEILSDIELENFYCDRGRNLVMKDENRDRCWTFTLKPGQGLHFPVTFPHWVENSDEVSVSFSITFRTPDLDKRRALYRTNSQLRSLGLTPQKPGQNRLRDAAFYQAFRTWRKVSSLMGK from the coding sequence ATGATTGATGCCGTCCAATCGCCTCCCGTTGCAGAGTCTCAAACCGGCCAGTGGCTCGGCTGGAATCGCGAGGAGTTCGAACGTTCGTTCGCGCGACGTCCCTTCACGATTACGCATCACCTGACCGATCATCCTCTCTTTCAGGTCGAGCGCCTCCTCGAACTCGCCCAGCAACTTCCGTCCGATCAGATCGAGTACAACGCCGGCAAACTGCCGGTCTCGATTTCCCACGACGAAACCCCGATGAACGGGCTCTCTCCGGCAGAAACGATTCGCCGGATTGCCGAGTGCGAATCGTGGCTGGTGATGAAATACATCGAACGCGATCCGGCCTACGCTCAGTTGCTGCAGGAATGTCTGGAGCAGGTGAAGCCGCTGACCGAGACGATTGCTCCGGGCATGATGAAGCCGCACGCGTTTGTGTTCATCACGTCGCCTCGCTCCGTCACGCCGTTCCATATCGATCCCGAGCACAACTTCCTGTTGCAGATTCGCGGCGACAAGGTTGTCCGTCTGTACGATGGCGGCGACCCTGAGATTCTCAGCGACATCGAACTGGAGAACTTCTACTGCGACCGTGGACGCAATCTGGTGATGAAGGACGAGAACCGCGATCGCTGCTGGACCTTCACGCTCAAGCCGGGCCAGGGGCTGCATTTTCCAGTGACCTTCCCGCATTGGGTCGAGAACAGCGATGAGGTCTCGGTGTCGTTCAGCATCACCTTCCGCACGCCCGACCTCGACAAACGCCGGGCGTTGTATCGGACGAACTCTCAGCTCCGCAGCCTCGGCCTGACCCCTCAGAAGCCCGGCCAGAACCGCCTCCGCGACGCCGCATTTTATCAGGCGTTTCGTACCTGGCGCAAAGTGTCCTCGTTAATGGGAAAGTAG
- a CDS encoding DMT family transporter, translating into MTDFPFHLLLPLTASLLFVAGLIFVKRTTVAGINPWTVAFLSNQFAALFFTCFWFVGGTMQPLSMLWQPAIVAALYTMGLSFTFLAIERGDVSVATPVFGVKVLFVAVLVTFLTASQLSLTMWLAAALAVLGIAMIQWTSPGGNRRKLLLAIGFALCAAMSFAHFDVLVQKWAPQWGIGRFLPIVYWMVALMSVVFLRHFQPHALKDAAVRPALLIGSALIGMQAIFIVSTLSIFGDATRVNIVYATRGLWGVLFAWASAKIWGGAEATVPVHLMLVRVAGAVVLTTAVILALAMG; encoded by the coding sequence TTGACTGATTTTCCGTTCCATCTGCTTCTGCCACTTACGGCCAGCCTGCTGTTTGTGGCCGGCCTGATCTTCGTCAAACGTACCACCGTCGCCGGGATCAATCCGTGGACCGTGGCGTTTCTGTCGAATCAGTTCGCGGCTCTGTTCTTCACCTGCTTCTGGTTCGTCGGCGGTACGATGCAGCCGCTTTCCATGCTCTGGCAGCCAGCCATCGTGGCCGCTCTTTATACCATGGGGCTGAGCTTCACGTTTCTGGCAATCGAACGGGGCGATGTTTCTGTCGCGACCCCGGTCTTTGGTGTGAAGGTGCTGTTCGTCGCGGTGCTCGTCACGTTTCTCACCGCGAGCCAGTTATCGCTGACGATGTGGCTGGCGGCGGCTCTGGCGGTGCTCGGCATCGCCATGATTCAATGGACCAGCCCCGGGGGAAATCGCAGGAAACTGCTGCTCGCGATCGGCTTTGCACTCTGTGCAGCGATGTCGTTTGCTCACTTCGATGTCCTCGTTCAGAAGTGGGCGCCGCAGTGGGGGATCGGTCGTTTTTTGCCGATCGTTTACTGGATGGTCGCTCTGATGTCGGTCGTCTTCCTGCGACACTTCCAGCCGCATGCGCTGAAGGATGCCGCGGTGCGACCCGCGCTGCTGATCGGCTCCGCTCTGATTGGCATGCAGGCGATCTTCATTGTGAGCACACTGTCGATCTTCGGCGATGCCACGCGCGTGAACATCGTCTACGCCACCCGCGGCTTGTGGGGCGTGCTGTTTGCCTGGGCGTCGGCAAAAATCTGGGGCGGAGCCGAAGCAACCGTTCCGGTCCACCTGATGCTCGTTCGCGTCGCCGGAGCCGTCGTGCTGACGACTGCCGTGATTCTGGCGCTGGCAATGGGATAG